Within the Solwaraspora sp. WMMA2056 genome, the region CGCACAGGTGCACTCGGCGCTGCACGACATTCAGCAGATCGCCACCGACTCGCTCGGCGCCACCCACCTTGCCTACACCAACCGCGTTCTGGGGGCGGAGGCGCTCCTCGCTGAGGTGCCGACGTTGGTGGAGCAGGACAACAGACGGCTTGTCGACAACGAAATGGGCAGCGTGATGGACGCCTGGCGGCGCCTCGACCGCCGGATGAGTTGGCTGCTGCACACGCCCAGGCCACGCGGATACGAACGGCTGGTGCAGATGCCCGCCGGGCATCACGCCAATGCCTCCTTCGAGCGCTGGCGCTGGCAGTTGCGGCTGCGGTACGACCTGGACGCCGACCGTTCGCGGGATGTGCTGGTCCACGAGAAGTTCCACTCGACGCAGGAAGCGACCGTGGCACGGTGGCGGGTGGCCGAGACCGGCGACCCGGGCGTGCTGGCTGGGCTGATCAAGGATCCGGAGGTGCAGCGCGAGCTACTGGAGGGGCCGGAGAGCCAGCTCGACGCTTCGCAGCGGGAGGTGGCGGAGCTGCTGTCGCGGCACGGGCTGAATCACCCCGACCGGGCCGCGATCTACCAGCTTCTCGCTGAGCGAAGCGATCTGATGGCCCAGATGCGGCGGTGGTCGGCAGCGGCAGCGGACAGCGCGGCCGGCGAGCGGCTCCGAGAACGCGTGCAACGTGCGGCGAGCCAGGTCGGAACACTCGAGTGCACGGTATGGGCCCTGTACCTGAGCCTGTTGCATGAGGCCCAGGCTTTCCTACTGGGCCTGTGGATCCAGGAGGCCGGGTCGGTGCACCGTTGGGGGGCGGCGGCCGCTCAGCTGCCCCCGACCGACGGGTACGACAGCATCCCCCTGGGCACCCCGGACAAGTACCCCCACATGCCCGCCGGGGCCGCAGGGGTCTTCCTCCGACCGTCGTCCTCGACGACGCAGGCGCCGACCCGGCTGCCACGACGGGAGGGCATGCTCCTGGTGGTTCAGGTCACCGACGCCGCCCAGGCCGACCGCGTGCTGCGCCGGCTGCGGGACGACCTACCTGCGGGAACCATGGTGGAGTTGCTGACTGCCGCGCCGATCAGCGCCCTGCGGGCGGTGGAACTCGCCCAGGTGCTGGGCGGCGATCGGGTGCTCGCGCTCGACGTCGACCTGGTCGAGCCGACCGGGGCGGTGGCGGATCACTTCGTGGCCCGCAGTCGGGATCACCGTCCCTCCCTCGGCCCCGGGGCCCGCTACTACACGGTGCACACCGAACCGCAGCAGTCCGTACTGGACTTCGAAATGGTCGCCGTGCACCGCGTCGGCCCGGGCCGGCACCAGCTGATGCCGGGTTGGCATGTGCAGACGGTCGGCCAACGGGTGTGGATCGGGCCGGCGGACGAGTCGCCGGCCGTACTCGACGACGACCCGCCAGTGGTGATCGGGCTGCCGTCCCGGCAGACCCCGTGGCCGGTATGGGTGCTCGGGACGTGGATCGGCCGCGCCCTGGCCAGCCACGTCGGCGCCACGACCGAATCGGGATTCGTGCGGGTGCATCGGCCGGAGCCCCGACCCGTGGTGCTGCCGGAGGCCACCGGCGACCTGCTGCATCCGGTCAGCGACGTCGAGCGTCGGACCGTCGCGGTGGCCTTCGGATCGGCGGCGGTAGTGGACGAGGTCGGCCACTTACCAGCGGCGACGGGCGGCCCCGACCTCGGTTTCACCGGTCACGACCTGGTTGCCGGGCTGCTGGACGTGGCGGGTGCCGCAGCGGCCGAGCAGAATCCGTCGGTCCTGGTCGCGGCGCTGGACGGGCTGGCCGCGCGGCTCGCGGCGGTCGCGCCGGCGACGGGCGCGGTGGGCGAGCAGGCCGCCCGGCACAACCTGCTTGCCGCCGGCTACCTGGTGGCCCGCGCGCACGGGGTGTTCGAACTGACGCCGCAGCGCCTGGCGGCGGCGTACCGGGTGCTGGCGGCATACCACGACGACGGCCGGTTCCTCGCCGGAGAAACCGCGCTGGAACAACTGCTACGCAGCGTCAACTCCGACTGGTACGGCGATGTCGATCCCACGCGGCTGCAGCGGCTGCTGGAGCTGAACCAGAACGGTGGCCTGGACAAGGACGACCTGGAAGATCTCATCGAACGGGACGACATGTGGCTGTCGATCTGGCTACGTGATCTCCAGCCGATCGACCACGCGGCCGGTGTCTGGTCGATGGGCGGCACCGGCCTGAGCCCGGTCCCGCCCGCCGCCGAAGGCGAACTGGTCGTCGTCTACCGGGCCGGACCAGACCTGCTACCGCTGCCACCGGCCGGCTCCCCGGCGCATACCTGGGTCCCGACCGGGCCTGCGCTGCTGGCGCAGCTCGGCGGCATGCTGGGCCGGTACCTCGGCGAGGGGGCCTGGATCCGGCTCGTTCCGGTGGTCGACGAGCCGGTCGACCCTGACCTGGCTGGTCGCCTCGCGGAGGGCCTCGCCGCGCTGCACCGGCGACGAGCCGACCGCATCACCCTGGGCGCGCCGGTGGAGCCATCCGTCGACATCCGCAAAGCGTGAAGATGCGGTCCGGCTGGCGACTCCGGGCCGACGGGAATCCTCAGGCCGCGTTGCCGGTCACGCCGTACCGGCTCAACACGCGTTGCAGTTCCCGGGTGGCGTTGTGGGTGCGTGACTTGACGGTCCCCGGGGGTACGCCCAGCAACCTGGCCACCTCGCGGTGCGTACGGTCCTGGTAATAGACGAGGAACAGCGCCTCACGGTGCACCGCCGAGAGGCTACGCAGCGCGGGGCCCAGCGTCGCCCGGTCCAGGGCGGCGTCGTACAGGCTCTCCGCCGGCTGCCAGGCGGTGGCCGTGACCTCCTCGGCGACCTCGGCGGGGCGGGCCGTCACCCGCCGGGCCTGGTCGATGCTGAGGTTGTGGGCGACCCGCGACAGCCAGGCCTGTGGCGACCGGGAGCTGGCCACCGAGGCGAGATTGCGCCAGGCCCGCAGCAGCGTCTCCTGGACCAGGTCCTCGGCACGGTGCGGATCGCCGGGCACCAGACGCCGGGCGTACCGGCTCAGCAGCGGTCGGCTCTGCGGCACCAGCACCCGCTCGTACCAGGTCACCAGTTCGGCGTGGGTCGGCTGACGATCGCCCTCGGTGGTCTCCATCGGACACCTCATCTCTGGCCGCAGGAACCGGTCAGGCCACCGAACTGGCGGCGGGTACGTCGGACGCGGTGAGCCGCAGCAGGTCTTCGGTTGACGGGTCGACGAGATCGGCGACCCGCTGCGCCTGGTGTTCGGTCATCCGTTGAAAGACCTGCCGCGCGGCGCGACCGTTGCCGAACCCGTGGCCGTGGTCGATCGCGGCGAAGAGGTCGTGTACGGCGGCACGCGCGTCGTCGGCGAGCTGGTACTCGTGCTGTCGGCACTGGGCCTCGACGATGGCGGTCAGCTCGGTGGACCCGTAGTCCTCGAAGGTCAGCGTCCGGGAGAACCGGGACGCCAGGCCTGGGTTCGAGGCGACGAAGCGGCTCATCTCCAAGGGGTAGCCGGCCACGATCACCACCACGTCGTCGCGGTAGTCCTCCATCAGTTTGACCAGCGTGGCGATCGCTTCCTGCCCGAAGTCGTTGGTGTGACCCGGCGGGACCAGCGAGTAGGCCTCGTCGATGAAGAGCACACCGCCGAGGGCCCGGCGGAAGACGGCCTGGGTACGGGGTCCGGTGTGCCCGACGTACTCGCCGACCATCGTGGTCCGGTCGGCCTCGACGAGGTGGCCGCGCTCCAGCATGCCCAACGCGGCGAGCAGCCGGCCGTAGAGGCGGGCCACGGTGGTCTTGCCGGTGCCGGGATTGCCGGCGAAGACCAGGTGCCGGCTCAACGGCGGCGCGGCGAGCCCGGCCTCCCGGCGCCGGCGTACCGTCTGCATGAGTTTGATCTGTGCCTGCACATCCTGCTTGACCCGGTCCAGGCCGACCAGCGACTCCAGCTCGGCCAACAGTTCCGGCAGGTCCGCCTCGGTAGGTCGGGCCGCCTCGGTCGGGGCTGTCTCGGTCAGCGACCCACCGGCCGCCGAAGCCCCGGCCATCGCCGGAACGCCGGGTTCACCGCTGGCGGCGAGCGCGGTCGGCGGCAGCAACGACCTGGCAACCTCGGTCAGCCGGATCTCCTCGAAGACCGGCTTGGCCTGCGGGTCC harbors:
- a CDS encoding sigma-70 family RNA polymerase sigma factor, yielding METTEGDRQPTHAELVTWYERVLVPQSRPLLSRYARRLVPGDPHRAEDLVQETLLRAWRNLASVASSRSPQAWLSRVAHNLSIDQARRVTARPAEVAEEVTATAWQPAESLYDAALDRATLGPALRSLSAVHREALFLVYYQDRTHREVARLLGVPPGTVKSRTHNATRELQRVLSRYGVTGNAA